The following DNA comes from Phytohabitans rumicis.
TAGCGGACAGCAACGCGGCACCGGTCAGGACCCGCATCCGAGTGCGCCCCTGGGCCAGTTTGGACATGGCGTGCGCCAGTGGCGGCAACAACCGGCTGTCCAACCGGCGCAGCAGGTCGCCAGCGCGCACGGCGTTGCTCTCCCTTGAGTCGTCTGGTCACGCGGCGTCACGGAGGATGGCCAACGCCTGCGCCAGGTCATCAGGGTAGTCGCTGACGAAGCGAACTTCTTCCCCCGTACGGGGGTGCAGGAAGCTGAGCGCACGGGCGTGTAACCACTGCCTGGACAGCTTCAACCTGGCCGCGAGTGTCGGGTCCGCACCATACGTCAGGTCACCGACGCATGGGTGCCGCATGGCCGAGAAGTGGACCCGGATCTGGTGCGTACGGCCGGTTTCCAGCCGCACATCGACAAGACTTGCCGCCGGAAAGGCTTCCAGCGTGTCGTAGTGCGTGACGCTGGGTTTGCCGCCCGACATCACCGCCCACTTGTAGTCGTGTGTCGGGTGCCGGTCGATCGGCGCGTCGACCGTACCCCGTAGTGGATCGAGATGGCCCTGCACGACGGCGTGGTAGCGCTTGTCGACCTCGCGCTCCTTGAACGCGCGCTTGAGCGCGCTGTAAGCGTGCTCGCTCTTGGCCACCACCATCACGCCGGTGGTGCCGACGTCGAGGCGGTGCACGATGCCCTGCCGCTCGGCGGCGCCGCTGGTGGAGATCCGGTGCCCGACCGCGGCGAGCCCGCCGATGACGGTCGGTCCGCTCCACCCCGGACTGGGATGCGCGGCCACACCGACCGGCTTGTCGACCACGACGATGTCGTCGTCCGCGTAGATGACGCGGAGTCCTGGCACGGCCTGCGGGACCACCTCGATCGCGGCCGGCGGCGCGGGCAGCGTGACCTCCAGCCACGAGCCGGCGCTGACCTTGTCGGCCTTCGGCCGCGGGAAGCCGTCGAC
Coding sequences within:
- a CDS encoding RluA family pseudouridine synthase, encoding MSDTRSLPVPDGLDGLRLDQAVSRLFGLSRTAAAALVEAGDALVDGFPRPKADKVSAGSWLEVTLPAPPAAIEVVPQAVPGLRVIYADDDIVVVDKPVGVAAHPSPGWSGPTVIGGLAAVGHRISTSGAAERQGIVHRLDVGTTGVMVVAKSEHAYSALKRAFKEREVDKRYHAVVQGHLDPLRGTVDAPIDRHPTHDYKWAVMSGGKPSVTHYDTLEAFPAASLVDVRLETGRTHQIRVHFSAMRHPCVGDLTYGADPTLAARLKLSRQWLHARALSFLHPRTGEEVRFVSDYPDDLAQALAILRDAA